In Nicotiana tabacum cultivar K326 chromosome 17, ASM71507v2, whole genome shotgun sequence, one DNA window encodes the following:
- the LOC142171446 gene encoding tetrahydroberberine oxidase-like: MTSFNKLTIFLFFSICLLSSCVPSASTHDHFVECLSHKTMNSSSMSQVIYAPTNPSYSTILNSFENNLRISSDVKPSIIVTPLDESQIQAVIHCSKKHGIQIRIRSGGHDYEGLSYISETPFVIIDLRNLRSISIDTENKTAWIQAGATLGEVYYRIAEKSKTLAFVAGVCPTVGVGGHFSGGGYGMMSRKFGTAADNIIDAKLIDANGRILDKKTMGEDLFWAIRGGGGTSFGLIISWKVKLLDIPEKVTVFNVRRTLEQNATQLVYKWQHIADKVDDNLLLRLFLSRSESPFRRGQRTVHASFTTMFVGGVDELLHEMQKSFHELGLAKEDCIEMSWIESILYFFGFPRGTSLDVLLNRNITDKKGYFKRKSDYVQQPISINGLKGIWKLFNLVDENLAELQFSPYGGKLNDLSESETPFPHRAGNIFSIHYEVIWEKMESSKKHIAWIQKLYRYMAKYVSKSPRAAYFNYRDLDLGVNNKGNTSYAQAKIWGEKYFKNNFDRLVQVKTKVDPTNFFRNEQSIPPLSS, encoded by the coding sequence ATGACTAGTTTCAACAAGTTAAcaatctttctctttttttcaatttgCCTTTTATCATCATGTGTTCCCTCAGCAAGTACTCATGATCACTTTGTTGAATGCCTTTCTCACAAAACTATGAACTCAAGTTCAATGTCACAAGTCATCTACGCACCTACAAACCCATCATATTCTACCATTTTGAACTCTTTTGAGAATAATCTTAGGATAAGCTCCGACGTCAAACCATCAATTATTGTCACTCCTTTGGACGAATCTCAAATCCAGGCAGTTATACATTGTTCCAAGAAACATGGCATACAAATCAGAATTAGAAGTGGTGGACATGACTATGAGGGCCTTTCTTACATTTCTGAAACCCCTTTTGTCATCATTGATCTTAGAAACCTAAGATCAATCTCCATTGATACCGAAAACAAGACTGCTTGGATTCAAGCTGGCGCGACCTTAGGGGAAGTTTACTATAGAATCGCCGAGAAAAGTAAAACATTGGCCTTTGTTGCCGGGGTTTGCCCTACTGTTGGTGTTGGAGGACACTTTAGTGGCGGAGGCTATGGAATGATGTCTCGAAAATTTGGTACTGCTGCAGACAACATTATTGATGCTAAGCTAATCGATGCCAATGGAAGAATATTGGATAAAAAAACAATGGGGGAAGATCTCTTTTGGGCTATTAGAGGAGGTGGAGGGACTAGCTTTGGCCTCATTATTTCATGGAAGGTGAAATTACTTGATATTCCAGAAAAGGTGACGGTCTTCAACGTGAGACGAACATTAGAACAAAATGCAACTCAACTTGTCTACAAATGGCAACATATCGCGGACAAAGTTGATGACAATCTCCTCCTCAGACTCTTCCTAAGCAGGAGTGAATCTCCATTTCGGCGTGGGCAAAGGACTGTCCACGCCTCTTTCACTACCATGTTCGTTGGAGGAGTCGATGAACTCCTCCACGAAATGCAAAAGAGCTTCCACGAACTAGGGTTGGCAAAAGAAGATTGCATTGAGATGAGTTGGATAGAATCTATACTCTATTTTTTTGGTTTCCCAAGGGGCACATCACTTGACGTGTTACTAAACAGAAATATCACAGATAAAAAGGGATACTTCAAACGAAAATCAGATTATGTCCAACAACCAATTTCTATAAATGGTCTCAAAGGTATATGGAAACTGTTCAACCTAGTAGATGAAAACTTAGCCGAATTACAATTCAGTCCTTACGGAGGAAAGTTGAATGACTTGTCAGAATCTGAAACCCCTTTCCCACATAGAGCTGGAAATATATTCTCAATCCATTATGAGGTGATTTGGGAAAAAATGGAAAGTTCTAAAAAACATATAGCTTGGATTCAGAAGCTTTATAGATACATGGCTAAGTATGTTTCAAAATCTCCAAGAGCTGCCTATTTCAACTACAGAGATCTTGACTTGGGAGTGAACAACAAAGGAAACACAAGCTATGCACAAGCAAAAATCTGGGGAGAGAAATATTTCAAGAACAATTTTGATAGATTGGTACAAGTGAAGACTAAAGTTGATCCAACAAACTTCTTTAGGAATGAACAAAGTATTCCTCCTCTATCATCTTAA